In Ignavibacteriota bacterium, a single genomic region encodes these proteins:
- a CDS encoding PAS domain S-box protein, which yields MTQASILVVEDEHIVAKDIAARLTRRGYSVVAIASTAAEAITEAGRHRPNLVLMDIMLKGDVDGITAADRIRELYGLPIVYLTAYADDNTLQRAKVTDAFGYILKPFEERELSITIEMALYKHRIEARLRESERWLTTTLRSIGDAIIAADTAGAITFMNPIAERLTGWMVRDASGRQLADVFKTAFEHSEAHEAGATVLVSRSGSKIPIEESAAPIKDDRGETTGIVVVFRDVTEQRAAEEALRISEARMTGIIQSAMDAIVTVTSHHEIVLFNAAAEQMFRCSAAAAVGKSIGGFIPARLRESTVRTFDEIARVGGAQARISDADAITGLRADGTEFPLEVSVSQVEARGERLMTMVLRDITERRKAEHDLRESEERYRRFFEDDLTGDFIAKVDGTLLDANPAFARIVGFPSVVSAMQCNVLSLFSSPEVRDSIFDILRARGRVEEFELDLVRPDGQLIHVVMNAIAITLADGSFAEFKGYMYDITERKKLEEQVRQSHKMESIGTLASGIAHDFNNILNNVIAFVLQIKKHAQEPEKVLKYTATIEKSATRGAELSAQLLSFARKAKRESVTVNVAQIMDEVFSLCGETFPRTISVTRHCDDALRSILGDHGEVYQVLLNLCVNARDAVTSRSQGGAGAISIGAFNGKVGERISASMLGVPSENYVEIRVSDDGIGIPADIRERIFDPFFTTKERGRGTGLGLSVVYSIVRNHHGTIVVDSEEGEGTTFHVYFPAVPSASSRPVVATPSAPARGMNETILIVDDEESMQELGCELLEDEGYKVLIASTGQEAVEVYRRHRDKIKLVVLDLVMPGMDGGQTYLELKKIDPELKAFFCTGYMPDQVISALLEEEHLQAIQKPFNPESFIQLVRDVLDGRR from the coding sequence ATGACCCAGGCATCTATCCTTGTTGTTGAGGACGAACACATCGTCGCAAAGGATATCGCGGCGCGCCTGACCCGCCGCGGGTATTCGGTCGTTGCCATTGCATCGACCGCTGCAGAGGCCATCACGGAGGCGGGACGGCACAGGCCGAATCTGGTGCTGATGGATATCATGCTGAAGGGGGATGTCGACGGCATCACGGCGGCGGACAGGATCCGTGAGCTGTACGGCCTGCCGATCGTGTATCTGACCGCCTACGCGGACGACAACACCCTGCAGCGCGCGAAGGTCACCGACGCCTTCGGATACATCCTGAAGCCCTTTGAGGAGCGCGAACTCTCGATCACCATCGAGATGGCGCTGTACAAACATCGCATCGAGGCGCGCCTGCGCGAAAGCGAACGCTGGCTCACCACCACGCTGCGCAGCATCGGTGACGCGATCATCGCGGCGGACACTGCCGGGGCGATAACGTTCATGAACCCCATCGCGGAGCGGCTGACGGGATGGATGGTCAGGGATGCGTCCGGCCGCCAACTTGCTGATGTCTTCAAGACCGCCTTCGAACACAGTGAGGCTCATGAAGCCGGCGCCACGGTCCTGGTCAGCAGGTCCGGCTCGAAGATCCCCATCGAGGAGAGTGCCGCCCCGATCAAGGATGACCGTGGGGAGACCACCGGTATCGTTGTGGTGTTCCGCGATGTGACCGAACAGCGTGCGGCGGAAGAGGCGTTGCGCATCAGCGAAGCGCGCATGACCGGCATCATCCAGTCGGCGATGGATGCGATCGTTACCGTGACCAGCCACCACGAGATCGTGCTCTTCAATGCGGCGGCCGAGCAGATGTTCCGATGCAGCGCGGCGGCGGCCGTCGGCAAGTCCATCGGGGGGTTCATTCCGGCACGCCTGCGCGAATCCACCGTTCGCACCTTCGACGAGATCGCCCGGGTCGGAGGGGCACAGGCGCGCATCAGCGATGCGGATGCCATCACCGGCCTCCGCGCGGACGGCACAGAATTCCCGCTGGAAGTGTCCGTGTCCCAGGTGGAGGCCCGGGGTGAGCGCCTGATGACCATGGTGCTCCGCGACATCACGGAGCGGCGGAAGGCGGAACATGACCTTCGTGAGAGCGAGGAGCGGTACCGGCGGTTCTTCGAGGACGATCTCACGGGCGATTTCATCGCGAAGGTGGACGGAACGTTGCTGGATGCGAACCCGGCATTCGCACGGATCGTGGGGTTCCCGTCGGTGGTGAGTGCAATGCAATGCAACGTGCTCTCGCTCTTTTCCTCGCCCGAAGTGCGGGACTCGATCTTCGATATCCTGCGTGCCCGCGGCCGTGTGGAGGAATTCGAACTTGACCTGGTCCGTCCTGACGGCCAGTTGATCCATGTGGTCATGAACGCCATTGCCATCACGCTGGCCGACGGCAGTTTCGCCGAATTCAAGGGGTACATGTATGATATCACCGAACGGAAGAAGCTGGAGGAGCAGGTCCGGCAGTCGCACAAAATGGAGAGTATCGGTACGCTGGCGAGCGGGATCGCGCATGATTTCAACAATATCCTCAACAACGTCATCGCGTTCGTGCTCCAGATCAAGAAGCACGCGCAGGAACCCGAAAAGGTCCTGAAGTACACCGCGACCATCGAGAAGTCCGCCACGCGGGGTGCGGAGCTGTCGGCCCAACTCCTGTCCTTTGCGAGAAAGGCGAAACGCGAGAGCGTGACGGTGAATGTGGCGCAGATCATGGACGAGGTCTTCAGCCTCTGTGGCGAGACATTCCCCAGGACGATCAGTGTGACCCGTCATTGCGACGACGCCCTCCGGTCCATTCTTGGCGATCACGGGGAGGTGTACCAGGTGCTGCTGAACCTGTGTGTGAACGCGCGTGATGCGGTCACGTCTCGGAGTCAGGGTGGTGCCGGTGCGATCAGCATCGGGGCGTTCAACGGGAAGGTGGGCGAGCGGATCAGTGCCTCGATGCTCGGGGTCCCCTCCGAGAACTATGTGGAGATCCGGGTCAGCGACGACGGCATCGGCATCCCTGCGGACATCCGCGAGCGCATCTTCGATCCCTTCTTCACGACCAAGGAACGCGGTCGTGGAACGGGCCTCGGCCTCTCGGTGGTGTACAGCATCGTTCGCAATCATCACGGGACGATCGTCGTGGATAGCGAAGAGGGTGAAGGGACCACATTCCACGTCTATTTCCCCGCGGTGCCATCGGCGTCGTCCCGCCCGGTGGTTGCCACCCCATCGGCCCCGGCGCGCGGAATGAATGAGACCATCCTGATCGTCGACGATGAAGAGTCGATGCAGGAACTCGGATGCGAGTTGCTGGAGGATGAGGGGTACAAGGTCCTGATCGCCAGTACGGGACAGGAAGCGGTGGAGGTGTACCGCCGCCATCGCGACAAGATCAAGTTGGTCGTCCTCGATCTGGTGATGCCCGGGATGGATGGTGGACAGACGTATCTTGAGTTGAAGAAGATCGATCCCGAACTGAAGGCGTTCTTCTGTACCGGATACATGCCGGACCAGGTCATCTCGGCGTTGCTGGAAGAGGAGCACCTGCAGGCGATACAGAAGCCGTTCAATCCGGAGTCGTTCATCCAGCTTGTACGAGATGTCCTGGACGGGCGCCGATAA
- a CDS encoding MASE1 domain-containing protein, whose protein sequence is MPLHPAAVSDISLWEGLVVSLQRRHRVALLVVAIVIALGAYGSLATSISTPRLAPVWFPAGIALASLLIFGPRIVPALLAGSLVVTTMAGMPAWVSIIVAVSVVLEGSVGVYLLRNASDLRPGLRRVSDILAFLLFAVGIAPMVGATAGTLALCGSGVVLWRDAGHLWRFWWLGDAMGTLVIGSLALAWSHREELWLSSARKGEGVIMFMLLVSGATVVHAGVFELDLVAPLSFVAFPFVIWAALRFGQKGATAATAVGVAFALWGVLHGEGPFAEPRFAVGLVFFYGYTASLGLTGLLLGASTTERRRSAEELRRIGQDLDIRVRERTADLQEELVRRRRAQEELQGALQSVKTLSGLLPICASCKKIRDDSGYWTQVERYLTEHTQAQFSHGMCPECFSHLYPEIADKYAQDTNGRRGPDASTSPNGA, encoded by the coding sequence GTGCCTCTTCATCCGGCAGCGGTGAGCGACATCTCCCTGTGGGAGGGACTCGTGGTGTCGTTGCAGCGGCGTCACCGGGTTGCTCTGCTCGTGGTGGCGATCGTGATCGCCCTGGGGGCGTACGGAAGTCTGGCGACCTCCATCTCCACACCCCGGCTTGCTCCGGTCTGGTTCCCGGCCGGCATCGCGCTGGCCTCGCTGTTGATCTTCGGCCCCCGCATCGTGCCCGCGTTATTGGCAGGCTCTCTGGTGGTGACCACCATGGCCGGCATGCCGGCGTGGGTCTCCATCATCGTCGCGGTGAGCGTCGTCCTGGAAGGATCGGTCGGCGTCTACCTCCTCCGCAACGCTTCGGATCTCCGGCCCGGACTCAGGAGGGTGAGCGACATCCTGGCGTTCCTCCTTTTTGCCGTGGGGATCGCTCCGATGGTCGGCGCGACCGCGGGAACCCTTGCTCTCTGCGGGAGCGGCGTCGTTCTGTGGCGGGATGCCGGGCATCTCTGGCGCTTCTGGTGGTTGGGCGATGCGATGGGAACACTCGTGATCGGGTCGCTCGCTCTTGCCTGGTCGCACCGGGAAGAACTCTGGCTCTCCTCCGCGCGCAAAGGAGAGGGCGTCATCATGTTCATGCTGCTGGTGTCAGGGGCGACCGTTGTGCACGCGGGGGTATTCGAGCTGGACCTTGTTGCCCCGCTGTCGTTCGTCGCATTCCCGTTCGTGATCTGGGCTGCCTTGCGGTTCGGACAGAAGGGGGCAACCGCAGCCACTGCCGTCGGTGTGGCCTTCGCCCTCTGGGGGGTGCTCCACGGCGAGGGGCCGTTCGCTGAACCGCGCTTCGCTGTCGGGCTCGTGTTCTTCTACGGGTATACCGCCTCTCTCGGGCTTACGGGCTTGCTCCTCGGTGCATCCACCACCGAGCGGAGGCGATCCGCAGAGGAACTGCGCCGGATCGGTCAGGACCTGGACATCCGGGTGAGGGAGCGAACCGCCGACCTGCAGGAAGAGCTTGTGCGGCGCCGCCGTGCCCAGGAAGAGCTCCAGGGGGCGCTCCAGAGCGTGAAGACCCTGAGTGGCCTGCTCCCGATCTGCGCCTCGTGCAAGAAGATCAGGGACGACAGCGGGTACTGGACCCAGGTCGAGCGCTATCTGACCGAGCATACGCAGGCACAGTTCAGTCATGGAATGTGTCCCGAGTGTTTCTCTCACCTGTATCCGGAGATCGCCGACAAGTACGCGCAGGACACGAACGGCCGGCGGGGACCGGACGCGTCCACTTCACCGAACGGAGCATAG
- a CDS encoding PAS domain S-box protein — protein MTTFVVIVSIGLQLAAAAWAIRLIRYTGRRVAWFLISSALLLMALRRVIALILLLNKGNTPGADLNEIVGLLISLLMFAGVILIEGYFRHSHQSDLDVREREHLFRLLFEKGGEGNLLIDGGVFIDCNARALELLGMPSKTDLIGRDPSSISPPMQPDGEPSDRKAAALIERGLREGCVHFEWMHTRADGSLVPVDVVLTAIPLHGRTILHTSWRDISARRRAEQALQESLQTSEDIIRSMPVGIFIYQHAPATGRFILTGGNGEAERLTGFSLPEVRGRSLDELWPRWYGREGVREQVMNVIHHGAVLHVDSLDYDDGTVKGTYRLSLFRLPGSRLVIAFEDITAQRQREEGIRLSEERHRNLVETMAQGVVYQASDGRILSTNPAGERILGLTFDQMIGRTSLDPRWRTVREDGTDLAGSAHPAMVALRTGKQVHDFMMGVFNPSLDEYRWIIVNAVPLFRPGEDRPYQVHTTFTDISALKKAEEENRLLNAELEDRVKQRTAELEFTNQELEAFTYSISHDLQAPVRAIDGFSRALADRCGEQLSADGQRYVEFLKVSAGKMQDLIGALLTLSRTGRSPVRMMPVDPTVLVRDVLEVLQSELEGRVVDFQIDPLPPFQGDPTLMKQVYHNLLANAVKFTSRCAQAKIHVGCNGTGPARVYFVRDNGVGFDPANAERLFGVFQRLHREEDFKGTGVGLAIVQRIIRRHRGWIWAEAQTGQGATFYFHLHSLAAGTEVAA, from the coding sequence ATGACGACGTTCGTGGTGATCGTGTCGATCGGCCTTCAACTGGCTGCCGCGGCATGGGCGATCCGCCTCATCCGGTACACGGGCAGGCGGGTGGCGTGGTTCCTCATTTCGTCCGCGCTTCTCCTGATGGCCCTCCGCCGTGTCATCGCACTGATCCTCCTCCTGAACAAGGGGAACACCCCGGGGGCTGACCTCAACGAGATCGTCGGACTCCTGATCTCGCTCCTGATGTTCGCCGGCGTGATCCTCATTGAGGGGTATTTCCGGCACAGCCATCAATCGGATCTTGATGTCAGGGAACGCGAGCATCTGTTCCGTCTCCTCTTTGAGAAAGGCGGCGAGGGGAATCTGCTGATCGATGGCGGTGTGTTCATCGACTGCAATGCCCGCGCGCTGGAACTTCTCGGTATGCCCTCGAAGACCGATCTCATCGGCCGGGACCCCTCCTCCATCTCCCCACCCATGCAGCCTGATGGTGAACCATCCGATCGCAAGGCGGCGGCGTTGATCGAACGGGGATTGCGTGAAGGATGTGTCCATTTCGAATGGATGCACACCCGTGCTGACGGTTCGTTGGTTCCCGTTGATGTTGTGCTGACCGCCATCCCGCTGCATGGCCGGACGATCCTCCACACGTCCTGGCGCGATATCTCGGCGCGCCGCAGGGCGGAACAGGCGCTGCAAGAGAGCCTTCAGACATCGGAAGATATCATCCGCTCGATGCCTGTCGGCATTTTCATCTATCAGCACGCACCCGCCACGGGCCGCTTCATCCTCACCGGCGGCAATGGCGAGGCCGAGAGGCTGACCGGATTCTCGCTGCCTGAAGTGCGCGGGAGGTCGTTGGACGAGCTCTGGCCCCGCTGGTATGGTCGCGAGGGGGTGCGGGAACAGGTGATGAATGTGATCCACCATGGTGCCGTGCTCCATGTGGATAGTCTGGACTATGATGACGGCACGGTGAAGGGGACCTACCGGTTGTCCCTCTTCCGTCTTCCCGGCTCACGCCTTGTCATCGCATTCGAGGATATCACCGCCCAGCGGCAGCGCGAAGAAGGCATCCGGCTCTCCGAAGAGCGGCACCGGAACCTCGTTGAGACCATGGCCCAGGGGGTCGTGTATCAGGCAAGCGACGGCCGGATCCTCTCGACCAATCCTGCCGGTGAACGGATCCTCGGCCTGACTTTCGATCAGATGATCGGCCGCACCTCTCTCGATCCTCGCTGGCGGACGGTACGTGAGGATGGCACGGACCTTGCCGGGTCTGCCCATCCGGCCATGGTGGCGCTGCGTACGGGGAAGCAGGTCCATGACTTCATGATGGGCGTGTTCAACCCATCGTTGGACGAGTATCGCTGGATCATTGTGAACGCCGTGCCGTTGTTCCGGCCGGGAGAAGACCGGCCCTATCAGGTGCACACGACGTTCACCGACATTTCAGCGCTCAAGAAGGCCGAGGAAGAGAACCGGTTGCTGAATGCTGAACTCGAGGACCGCGTGAAACAGCGGACCGCCGAACTGGAATTCACGAACCAGGAGTTGGAAGCGTTCACGTACAGCATCTCGCACGATCTGCAGGCGCCTGTGCGGGCGATCGATGGATTTTCGCGGGCGCTTGCGGACCGTTGCGGGGAGCAGCTCTCTGCGGACGGGCAGCGCTATGTCGAATTTCTGAAGGTGAGTGCGGGAAAGATGCAGGACCTCATCGGGGCACTCCTGACCCTCTCCCGTACGGGGCGGTCGCCGGTACGCATGATGCCGGTCGACCCGACGGTACTGGTCCGGGATGTACTGGAGGTCCTCCAGTCTGAACTCGAAGGCAGGGTCGTGGATTTTCAGATCGACCCATTGCCGCCCTTCCAGGGGGACCCGACGCTCATGAAGCAGGTCTATCACAATCTGCTTGCCAACGCCGTGAAGTTCACCTCACGATGCGCGCAGGCGAAGATCCATGTCGGGTGCAATGGTACGGGCCCGGCACGCGTGTACTTCGTCCGCGACAATGGCGTAGGGTTCGATCCTGCGAATGCCGAGCGGTTGTTCGGTGTGTTCCAGCGGCTTCATCGCGAGGAGGATTTCAAGGGGACGGGTGTGGGGCTTGCGATCGTGCAGCGCATCATCCGCCGCCACCGGGGGTGGATCTGGGCCGAGGCCCAGACAGGCCAGGGGGCAACATTCTACTTCCATCTTCACTCGCTTGCGGCCGGGACGGAGGTGGCCGCATGA
- a CDS encoding response regulator: MGSTNIMVVEDELIVAEDLTRWLMTLGYTIAARAAAGREAVQRCEATRPDLVLMDILLPGDMDGIQAAEEIRRRFDIPVVFITASSDEATLARAKVSEPFGYILKPFDERGLYSTIEMALYKHQSEKRMRESEERFRLMFENAPIPFHALDADGHILRVNKAWLELFGHAQDEVIGRWFGEFLSSGSIDRFVSTFTRFKSSPVLETVMLEIVLKDGTLRTGAFKGSIAVDQRGRFEMTLCVLESKLHAAVQESAAIPPAASLILGADGLVLAVSPAFEALTRWGRLTCAGVR; this comes from the coding sequence ATGGGCAGTACAAACATCATGGTGGTTGAGGACGAACTCATCGTTGCGGAGGATCTGACGCGTTGGCTCATGACGCTCGGGTACACGATCGCGGCGCGGGCGGCCGCTGGCCGTGAGGCCGTGCAACGGTGCGAAGCCACGCGGCCGGATCTGGTCCTGATGGACATCCTCCTGCCGGGCGATATGGATGGCATTCAGGCGGCGGAGGAGATCCGGCGGCGGTTCGACATTCCGGTCGTCTTCATCACCGCATCGTCGGACGAAGCCACGCTGGCGCGCGCCAAAGTCTCCGAGCCCTTCGGATACATCCTGAAGCCCTTCGATGAACGCGGACTCTATTCGACGATCGAGATGGCGCTGTACAAGCACCAGTCGGAGAAGCGCATGCGGGAGAGCGAGGAACGCTTCCGCCTGATGTTCGAGAACGCGCCGATCCCGTTCCACGCCCTCGATGCTGATGGACACATCCTCCGTGTCAATAAGGCCTGGCTGGAGTTGTTCGGTCATGCCCAGGACGAGGTGATCGGCCGGTGGTTCGGAGAATTCCTCTCTTCGGGAAGTATCGACCGGTTCGTTTCGACCTTCACGCGGTTCAAGAGTTCGCCTGTCCTGGAGACCGTGATGCTTGAGATCGTTCTCAAGGATGGGACACTCCGCACCGGAGCGTTCAAGGGAAGCATCGCTGTGGATCAGCGGGGACGTTTCGAGATGACGCTGTGTGTCCTCGAAAGCAAGCTCCACGCCGCGGTGCAGGAATCCGCTGCGATCCCGCCTGCTGCGAGCCTGATCCTCGGCGCCGATGGCCTCGTGCTGGCGGTATCGCCTGCCTTCGAGGCGCTGACGCGTTGGGGGCGCCTGACGTGTGCGGGCGTCCGCTGA